The Fusarium oxysporum Fo47 chromosome II, complete sequence genome includes a region encoding these proteins:
- a CDS encoding uncharacterized protein (expressed protein) — MMVNPLYVVYALSAIAGVEACKRTCSASNDAGTTCSYSCTQVCSSISAKQARDTFLAALQSGGNSCSAVGTSGVSCRKTAKFGSCYDHHWSCGSGC, encoded by the coding sequence ATGATGGTCAACCCACTCTACGTTGTATACGCCCTCTCCGCCATCGCAGGAGTTGAGGCATGCAAAAGAACCTGCTCTGCCTCCAACGATGCCGGCACCACCTGCAGCTACTCGTGCACTCAGGTTTGCTCCAGTATCTCGGCCAAGCAAGCTCGTGATACATTCCTCGCGGCTCTCCAGTCCGGCGGCAACTCGTGCTCTGCTGTCGGAACTAGTGGTGTCTCGTGCAGGAAGACGGCCAAGTTTGGAAGCTGCTATGATCATCACTGGTCATGCGGCAGTGGCTGCTAG
- a CDS encoding major facilitator superfamily domain-containing protein, translated as MERSRSTSPTLFREDAATPDIESAPTSVPPSQIDLSAGPDNEKEPEKRDIESDAGAWLCVFASMLFLISSYGFMNSLGTIQSHLTLNELSGYSVSQVGWISGTYLFLSLIFNFQIGSILDRYGPQILGPIAAAFSTVTFLLLAECTQYWHFILCLGLFGSIGSGIGAVTAIGVIGKLFTRRRGLAMGIAVMGTSLGGIIYPMMLRATFGKLGWAWSMRLVALVIACITSLGVLCYLPFRRLTEGQQTVQKPQSFSLDLSAFKSLSFVVTALGICMVEFVNYGISGLLPTIARGAGFSTEDGYTLLSILGACSCLGRFSIGFVGDKVGPFNAMITTMFVILVFISSIFIPFSTTSASLMYTFTALWGYCSGSFYVLSPLCTGKTCEPQDYARYFGSTNMCVAVALLLANPLSGILLERLGAQLLGCFYLAIIVLAAIFFITGRSLLLGKWLVLCRRL; from the exons ATGGAGCGATCAAGGTCGACTTCACCTACTCTGTTCCGCGAGGACGCGGCAACTCCAGACATCGAAAGCGCACCGACTTCGGTACCTCCAAGCCAGATAGACCTTTCCGCTGGCCCagacaacgaaaaagaaccAGAAAAAAGAGACATTGAGTCAGACGCCGGTGCCTGGCTCTGCGTCTTTGCATCTATGCTATTCCTGATATCTTCCTATG GATTCATGAACTCCCTCGGAACAATCCAATCCCATCTTACCCTCAACGAGCTGAGTGGCTATAGTGTCAGCCAAGTTGGATGGATATCAGGAACTTatctctttctctccctcatcttcaacttccagATCGGCTCTATCCTAGATCGCTATGGTCCTCAGATCCTCGGCCCGATCGCCGCAGCATTCTCCACCGTTACATTCCTTCTCTTAGCTGAGTGTACACAATATTGGCACTTTATCCTCTGTCTCGGCCTTTTTGGCAGTATCGGGAGCGGTATCGGTGCTGTCACAGCTATCGGCGTCATCGGCAAGCTTTTTACTCGCCGTCGCGGTCTTGCCATGGGCATTGCCGTCATGGGTACTTCGCTTGGTGGTATTATTTACCCAATGATGCTACGTGCTACTTTTGGCAAGCTTGGCTGGGCTTGGTCGATGAGGCTTGTTGCGCTCGTCATTGCCTGCATCACGTCACTTGGCGTGTTATGCTATCTACCATTCCGTCGTCTCACAGAAGGTCAACAAACGGTTCAAAAGCCCCAGAGCTTCAGCCTAGACTTGTCGGCTTTCAAGTCTTTAAGCTTTGTCGTCACTGCACTTGGTATCTGCATGGTTGAGTTCGTCAACTATGGAATCAGCGGCCTGTTGCCGACTATCGCAAGAGGAGCAGGATTTTCCACCGAGGATGGATATACTCTCCTATCAATCCTGGGTGCTTGCTCTTGCTTAGGTCGTTTCTCGATCGGATTCGTGGGAGACAAGGTTGGGCCGTTCAATGCTATGATCACCACCATGTTTGTCATCCTGGTGTttatctcctccatctttATCCCATTCAGCACGACCTCAGCTTCTCTCATGTATACCTTTACTGCACTTTGGGGATACTGTTCTGGATCTTTCTACGTACTGTCGCCTT TATGTACTGGAAAGACCTGTGAGCCTCAAGATTATGCTCGGTACTTTG GCTCTACAAATATGTGTGTGGCTGTCGCACTGCTCCTGGCAAATCCACTAAGTGGAATCTTGCTCGAAAGGTTGGGCGCTCAGCTCCTAGGTTGCTTCTATCTCGCCATCATCGTTCTAGCTGCCATCTTCTTTATTACAGGGCGATCACTCCTACTTGGAAAATGGCTCGTCCTCTGCAGAAGGTTGTAA
- a CDS encoding glucose-methanol-choline oxidoreductase: MYYFIIVGGETTGLILADRLSESGEKKVLVLEAAPDPNVVAMHQATVAVEYIAGQSKPKCSIDWNFYTEPQEGLDDRKLAYHRGRGLGGSSILNGFYYRCGSANVDDHWVELREPRLELEEVYPSFIKSNRFNALNNGTGACPAIEHCFLDAYAAIDIPIVRDLNNGRNLGVKQGTATLTSKYRRSSAYDYYNAAAKRPNVDIFHNAPVQQIMFSRSATGVLVATGGIGPQATLDAFNIEPVVINENAGQHMMDHNLYSISATVVPESSAHQLMFNSTAVEASQEEYYTTGKGVYTAPGGITKAVIDAGLTNRSTVELLFESFFYPNSPGPTYEPSSDQSYISISVSSMATLSKDKITIQSSGMSDTPIINPNICYRDYSSHYSLHTNSFQYYTHPADRAIAFNAFRDARKILDHCAFANLTVGPNHREAAPGVINIDSDDDEAIFDYIKATTVPNLHASGTNRMLPLEDGGVVDSRIHVYGVQGFRNIDSNIMPTGPDVNIAGPVYMVGEHGATMIKKDWGI, encoded by the exons ATGTATTATTTCATCATTGTGGGTG GTGAAACTACTGGTTTGATCCTTGCAGACCGGTTGAGTGAGTCCGGTGAGAAGAAGGTACTGGTATTGGAAGCTGCACCAGATCCGAACGTTGTGGCCATGCATCAAGCCACTGTTGCCGTTGAATATATCGCTGGTCAGTCAAAACCCAA GTGCAGCATCGACTGGAACTTCTATACGGAGCCCCAAGAAGGTCTCGATGACCGTAAGCTTGCATATCATC GTGGACGTGGTCTTGGTGGAAGCAGTATTCTAAACGGTTTCTACTACAGATGTGGGTCAGCCAATGTCGATGATCACTGGGTTGAGCTTAGGGAACCCAGgttggagctggaagaagtgTATCCATCATTCATCAAG AGTAATCGCTTCAATGCTCTCAATAATGGAACTG GGGCTTGTCCCGCCATCGAGCATTGCTTTCTCGATGCTTATGCGGCAATTGACATCCCAATAGTCCGAGATCTCAACAACGGGAGGAATCTTGGCGTTAAACAAGGCACTGCCACTCTTACCTCAAAGTATCGACGTAGTTCAGCGTACGACTATTACAATGCTGCCGCCAAACGGCCCAATGTCGACATTTTTCATAACGCCCCTGTTCAGCAGATCATGTTCTCGAGGAGTGCAACTGGAGTCCTCGTTGCGACTGGT GGTATCGGTCCACAAGCCACGCTTGATGCTTTCAATATCGAGCCTGTTGTGATCAATGAAAACGCAGGACAGCA CATGATGGACCATAACCTATACAGCATCTCAGCCACAGTAGTCCCCGAATCTTCGGCCCACCAGCTCATGTTTAACTCAACGGCCGTGGAAGCCTCGCAAGAGGAATATTACACTACTGGCAAAGGAGTCTACACGGCTCCCGGAGGCATTACCAAAG CCGTCATCGATGCTGGACTTACCAACCGATCCACGGTAGAACTTTTGTTTGAGTCCTTCTTCTATCCTAATAGCCCAGGTCCCACCTACGAACCATCATCGGACCAGTCATATATATCCATCTCGGTATCGAGCATGGCGACTCTATCCAAGGACAAAATCACCATCCAGTCGAGCGGCATGTCCGATACTCCAATCATCAACCCTAACATATGTTATCGTGATTATAGCTCTCATTATTCGCTCCATACTAACTCTTTTCAGTACTACACTCACCCTGCTGATCGCGCTATCGCCTTCAACGCGTTCCGCGACGCACGGAAGATCCTCGACCATTGTGCTTTTGCAAACCTAACCGTTGGGCCGAATCACAGAGAGGCTGCGCCTGGTGTTATCAACATTGATTCTGATGACGACGAGGCCATCTTTGACTACATCAAGGCTACAACTGTTCCCAATTTGCACGCCTCTGGAACTAATCGCATGCTTCCACTTGAGGACGGCGGTGTTGTCGACTCTCGGATTCACGTCTATGGAGTGCAGGGCTTTAGAAACATTGACAGTAACATCATGCCTACAGGGCCAGACGTTAACATCGCTGGCCCAGTGTACATGGTGGGAGAACATGGAGCAACTATGATTAAGAAGGACTGGGGTATCTGA
- a CDS encoding uncharacterized protein (expressed protein): MVSEQSSFRRNQVPFFLKRVMYKSAVLCRIVLSIRTVVAYFPMSGWTYNAPSGSPTDGPQITSIAVVFTAVALLTVLLRVYVRGFMLKSVGADDWIIIVTWIASCGFAVVTVIQTKWGLGLKKLDDLPPQNYYNFMLLQFMGAPFYISSILGFKLSLLISYLRFMASGIWYKVTVGVAVACTLFHLSFLIAQINLCTPVRKQWDLSITHGSCLKGVPMYTTMASITIVFDVVVMMLPFPTLLKLQMPNRKKVVLLGLFAMGIFISIIQIVRIQTIKSLSNLLDSASLIKWSMVENNLGIIVACVPTLAPLVRYFSEQSRVGSRSRSKSQNNSGYALQSTYRKNLSRRSGLQPLGSGVDEQIGDSAEDILAKEDGIMRKTEIVISSAQGPLDRGELTPGQYHGR, encoded by the exons ATGGTCTCGGAACAGAGCTCATTTCGAAGGAACCAAGTTCCTTTTTTTCTAAAGAGAGTAATGTATAAGTCGGCTGTACTCTGCCGGATTGTGCTCTCCATACGTACTGTTGTCGCATATTTTCCAATGTCAGGCTGGACTTACAACGCCCCGAGCGGCTCGCCAACCGATGGCCCTCAAATCACGTCTATCGCTGTTGTCTTTACAGCCGTTGCGCTCCTTACGGTTCTCTTGAGAGTTTATGTCAGAGGGTTTATGCTCAAGTCGGTGGGAGCTG ATGACTGGATCATCATCGTGACATGG ATCGCGAGCTGCGGATTCGCTGTTGTTACCGTGATAC AAACGAAATGGGGGCTCGGATTGAAGAAACTTGACGACTTGCCTCCGCAGAACTACTACAACTTCATGCTG CTACAATTCATGGGCGCGCCATT TTACATATCTAGTATTCTTGGGTTCAAGCTCAGCCTTTTGATTTCGTACTTGAGATTCATGGCGTCGGGCATATGGTACAAAGTGACAGTCGGCGTTGCTGTTGCTTGCACACTGTTCCatctttctttcttgattGCGCAGATCAACCTCTGTACACCT GTTCGAAAACAATGGGATTTGAGCATTACGCACGGCTCCTGTCTCAAGGGCGTGCCTATGTACACCACTATGGCCTCGATAACCATCGTCTTTGATGTTGTCGT CATGATGCTCCCGTTCCCGACTCTACTGAAGCTACAAATGCCGAACCGCAAGAAAGTCGTCCTCCTCGGTCTTTTCGCCATGGGAATCTTTATATCCATCATCCAAATCGTCCGCATTCAGACCATAAAATCCCTCTCCAACCTTCTCGACTcagccagtctcatcaaatGGTCAATGGTCGAGAACAATCTCGGAATAATAGTCGCCTGCGTCCCGACCCTCGCCCCTCTTGTGCGCTACTTCAGCGAGCAGTCCCGCGTCGGGAGtcgcagccgcagcaagtCGCAGAACAATTCCGGTTACGCGCTGCAGTCGACCTACCGCAAGAACCTTTCCAGAAGAAGCGGACTGCAACCTTTGGGTAGTGGGGTTGATGAGCAGATTGGTGATAGTGCAGAGGACATTTTGGCCAAGGAGGATGGAATCATGCGCAAGACGGAAATTGTGATTAGTTCAGCTCAGGGACCGTTGGATAGGGGAGAGCTCACTCCGGGACAATATCATGGGCGGTAG
- a CDS encoding uncharacterized protein (expressed protein) yields MKARRIVGPLDQRKRLTRCQSCARRRIKCEGGIPCEYCIRMKKHCQTQAVAKSELTFVSHSVPQQTSKLQPQISDKPDSVYLKTFFLFLKRCEFTPEFANLGTDFLPLIQTCAPLREATVAIGALEISRAPSARSFDELQSPYHFALKSYSKSLTSLQHCLQSPDALHCQGVLWCTLLLGLFELMVEVSGGQWAKHMLYGTSRIFQLSGAGSRSDYLGSQSFETFRLLEGNRAILYGEDTVLSDYSCMDQYGMIASSPLDEILTFIIKISSLSKSFFDQIESIPEDLRQSHVDLDILAAKSCLFQYELQSWHSQSSVSIKSSGPYGKLALASYHALQLFLCRNFTFYDCWDTRVIPVLTSSEIETHVASVISYCSEILEHSKIAGVLAIFPLRMAGANSVDSRARKEIIRLLDLISQKGFVVSGRIKVDLVELWEYQYRNSKVCDSV; encoded by the exons ATGAAGGCTCGACGTATCGTTGGTCCGCTAGATCAGCGTAAGAGGTTAACTCGCTGCCAATCATGTGCAAGGCGACGCATCAAG TGTGAAGGGGGTATCCCTTGCGAATACTGTATCCGCATGAAGAAGCACTGCCAGACCCAAGCCGTCGCAAAATCGGAGCTGACATTCGTAAGCCACTCAGTGCCTCAGCAAACAAGCAAGCTGCAGCCGCAAATCAGCGACAAGCCCGACAGCGTATACTTGAAGACattcttcttgtttcttAAACGTTGCGAATTCACACCTGAGTTTGCAAATTTGGGCACCGACTTTCTGCCTCTGATTCAAACATGTGCACCACTGCGAGAAGCAACAGTCGCGATTGGTGCCCTGGAAATCAGTCGAGCACCAAGTGCAAGGTCTTTTGATGAACTTCAATCACCGTACCACTTCGCATTGAAATCATATAGCAAGTCACTTACAAGCCTTCAGCACTGCCTCCAATCACCAGACGCATTACATTGCCAAGGTGTTCTTTGGTGTACATTACTTCTTGGCTTATTCGAG TTGATGGTCGAGGTCTCTGGTGGCCAGTGGGCTAAGCATATGCTCTATGGCACATCAAGAATATTTCAGCTTTCTGGGGCCGGCAGTCGTTCTGATTATCTCGGCTCTCAGTCCTTTGAAACATTCAGGTTGTTGGAGGGGAACCGAGCAATTCTCTACGGTGAAGATACCGTACTATCCGACTACTCGTGTATGGACCAATATGGCATGATCGCATCAAGCCCACTAGACGAAATTCTTACCTTTATAATCAAGATCTCTTCACTCAGCAAAAG TTTCTTTGACCAAATTGAGTCAATTCCAGAAGACTTGCGACAAAGCCATGTGGATCTAGATATACTGGCCGCAAAGAGTTGTCTTTTCCAGTACGAACTTCAGTCTTGGCACTCGCAATCCAGTGTGTCCATCAAATCATCTGGACCGTATGGAAAGCTCGCGTTGGCAAGTTACCATGCCCTTCAGCTATTCCTGTGCAGGAACTTCACCTTTTATGACTGCTGGGACACGAGAGTTATCCCTGTTCTCACTTCTAGTGAGATTGAAACTCATGTTGCTAGTGTGATTTCCTATTGCTCTGAAATCCTCGAGCATTCTAAAATCGCTGGAGTGTTAGCGATATTTCCACTTCGAATGGCGGGTGCGAACTCTGTGGATTCTCGAGCGAGGAAAGAGATCATAAGACTGCTGGATTTAATATCACAGAAAGGATTTGTTGTGTCTGGGAGGATCAAGGTTGATTTAGTAGAGCTATGGGAATACCAGTACCGGAACAGTAAAGTGTGTGACTCAGTCTGA
- a CDS encoding uncharacterized protein (expressed protein), which yields MNELANKLLYYTSSSTSSTQPSPTHHFILRQSSQDSDTTNVSPIDQPQDGLTVYTIQTSKKTIILYRGEPNPQQVVGECKAAFMGLSMHLSLRGSQFSIRNSTTGTKFIVESPSYGRLVWKGDSLLGSGLSLYKTSGEKVATIKSGGILNYREKQLLLFVPCDVYYVEMVLLTAIAAMKLDKRADDIAFKLLSDS from the coding sequence ATGAACGAACTCGCAAACAAATTGCTTTACTATACATCCTCTTCAACGAGTAGCACTCAACCTAGCCCAACACATCATTTCATACTCCGCCAGAGCTCGCAAGACTCAGACACAACCAATGTCTCCCCTATCGACCAACCCCAAGACGGCCTCACAGTATACACGATTCAGACAAGCAAGAAAACAATCATCCTATACCGAGGCGAACCGAATCCGCAACAAGTTGTCGGAGAATGCAAAGCCGCTTTTATGGGCTTATCTATGCACTTGTCCCTACGCGGCTCGCAGTTCTCCATCCGAAATAGTACCACTGGTACCAAGTTCATCGTTGAATCTCCAAGTTATGGCCGGCTGGTATGGAAGGGCGACTCTTTGTTAGGGTCTGGGTTGTCCTTATATAAGACGTCTGGTGAAAAGGTTGCTACAATTAAGTCCGGTGGCATTTTGAACTATCGTGAGAAGCAGCTCCTTCTGTTTGTACCTTGCGATGTATACTATGTAGAAATGGTATTATTAACAGCTATTGCGGCGATGAAGCTAGACAAGCGGGCAGATGATATCGCTTTCAAACTTTTAAGCGATTCATAA
- a CDS encoding MFS transporter: MLMWVVVFMQKRRNASAIVGSSVATGFWGGMTIGRLFLSSITDRSGKLWAMSLYIGVTIALELVFWLVPNLVVSAVAAALIGVAMGPMYPVAIVLIPKVTPRSLHVGTIGFAASFGGSDGAILPFAVGAIAQGKGVQTLQPIVLAISVVLGCLWLLLPRKPMEKYQAENNDSPR; this comes from the exons ATGCTAATGTGGGTTGTTGTCTTTATGCAGAAGAGGCGTAACGCCTCGGCTATAGTTGGCAGCTCCGTGGCAACAGGCTTTTGGGGCGGGATGACCATAGGACGGCTCTTTTTATCCTCGATTACGGACAGATCGGGAAAATTATGGGCCATGTCTCTGTATATAGGGGTGACAATCGCCTTGGAGCTGGTGTTTTGGTTGGTGCCAAACCTGGTTGTGAGTGCAGTGGCAGCAGCACTAATTGGAGTTGCAATGGG GCCAATGTACCCCGTTGCAATTGTTCTCATCCCGAAGGTTACGCCTCGCTCTCTTCATGTTGGGACTATTGGGTTTGCTGCTTCTTTTGGTGGCTCTGATGGCGCAATTCTGCCCTTTGCTGTTGGCGCGATTGCGCAGGGAAAGGGGGTACAGACACTTCAGCCCATTGTCCTCGCTATTAGTGTTGTGCTTGGCTGTTTGTGGCTGTTACTGCCCCGCAAGCCGATGGAGAAGTATCAGGCAGAAAATAATGATAGCCCCCGTTAG